TGTCGGCCGGCCTCACTGCGGTGGCTGCGTAGTCGCGCTGTCCTGCCTGCCCGGCGCACTCAACGAAGAGCAGACCAGGCGCTTCGAGGAGGCGATGCCACGGTGCCGGCGCATCGGCGTCGGCGAACATCTGTACCGGGTTGGCGATCCGTTCCGCAATCTCTTCGCGGTCCGCACCGGCTGCCTGAAGACTTACGCGGTGGACGCCGGCGGCCGCGAGCACGTGATGGCATTCCACTTCCCCGGGGAACTCATCGGCAGCGATGCCATCTACCCGGAGCGCTGCGTTTCAAGCTGTGTGGCACTGGTACCGAGCGTACTCTGTTGCCTGCCCTTCAGCGTACTGACGAGCCTCAGCCGGGACATTCCGGAACTGCAGACCCAGTTGCTGCGCGCCATGAGTCGCGACGTGCTGGGAACCAGCAGCATCGCCGGTGACTTCACGGCCGAGGAGCGCCTCGCGGGATTCCTGGTCATGGTCTCGGCTCGCCTGCACCGCGCGCGCAAGCCGGCCGCCGCGCTCGATCTCGCGATGTCCAGGCAGGACATCGCCAATTACCTGCGCCTCGCCCCGGAAACCGTCAGTCGCATCCTGGCGCGGTTCCAGAAAAGCGGACTGGTCAAGACCGACCGCAAGCACATCACGCTGCTCGATCAGAACGGGCTGCTCGAGATCTCCGCGTGCATGAATCCCTATACGCGCAGCAGTCACGCCGCAACCGGCTCGACCTGGCCACCGCCCTGAGCGCAGGGCGGTTCGCGGCCGGTCCGTGATCGGCGTCCGGCGCACCCGCTGCCGGTGGTGCTAACCTGCCCGCATGACGCACGACCACATGATCCGCGCCAGCCGGTTGCGCCCGCGCCCGTGGCAGGTGACTGTCGCCCTGCTCTGGCCGGTGTTCGCTTGGCCACAGCAGCCACCAGCGGCTGCCCCGCAGACCGTTACCACGCCGCAGTCGCAGATTCAGGTGCGCGTCTACGAGGGCTTCAGCACGCTCGGCCCGGTGTTCGGCTCGCGCAGTACTCCGCTCGCAGTCGATGTCGGGGTCTCGCTGGGTGACTGCCCCGACGGCAACACCGAGGTCCGTGCGCTCGACATCGGCGGCTGGAATTACCAGGTCGCCAGCGGTTGCGCAACCAACAGCACGCGCGGCACGATCCGGGTGGATGCCGGGTCCGCACGCACGGCTCCGCCAGCGCCGCGCGCGGCGGCGCAACCAGGCACCATCCGCTGCGATCCGGCCACCTGGCGCTGCGCCCCCGCACCCTGATCGCGCGCCAACCCCTGCTCGTCGCAGCATTGCGATCCCGAGAGCGCGGCGGCCCGCGCTCCTGCTATTCTGCGCGCTTCCCGAATCGCCCCTGAATGGAGCCTGTCCATGCGTCGTACTCTTCTGATCTCATCTGCCGCCCTGCTGCTGGCCGCCGCCACGGCCCATGCCGCCACACCGGAGGACGCCATCAAGTATCGCAAGGCGGTCATGAGCACCATGGCAGGCCACATCAACGCCATCACACTGATCTTCACCGGCCGGGTCGAGCATGAGAAATTCCTGCTGAGCCATGCCGAGGCACTCGCCGTCGGCGGTGAACAGATGGGCGTACTGTTTCCCGCCGGTTCGGATGTCGGACGGACCGAGGCCCTGCCGGCAATCTGGCAGGAACCGGAGAAGTTCGCCAAGGCTGTCGAGCAGTCGAGACTCGCCACTGCCGGGCTGCGCGACGCCATCAGAACCGGCGACAAGGCGGCCATCGGCAAAGCCATGAAGCCCGTCGCCGACAGCTGCAAGGGCTGCCACGACCGATACCGCAAAGAAGAGCAGAGCATGTGAGCCGCGCCGCGGTGTTCCGCCAGCTCTGCTCCCTGGCCACCGCTGGCGGGCTAATGCTCGTGGCACTGTCCGCCAGCGCGCAATCCGCGGTCGAGCGCGGCCGCTATCTGACCGCCGCGTCCGGCTGCGCAGGTTGCCACACGGAGGACCGCGAAGACGCCGTGCCATTCGCCGGTGGCCGCGCGATCAAGAGCGCCTTCGGCACGTTTTACTCGCCGAACATCACGCCTGACCGTGAGACCGGCATCGGCAACTGGAGCGATGCGCAGTTCATCGCGGCATTGCACGATGGGATTCGTCCGGACGGCGCGTCCTACTTTCCGGCGTTTCCCTTTCCGTCCTACACCGGAATGACCACGGACGACGCGCTCGACATCAAGGCGTACCTGTTCTCGCTGCCGGCAGTCCGCCAGGCAAATCGGGCCCACGAGCTGCCGTGGTACCTGCGCTCACGGCTGGCCGCAAGAGCCTGGAAGCTGCTGTACTTCCGGGCAGGGCGCTTCGCGCCAGACCCGTCGCGTGACGACAGCTGGAACCGCGGGGCCTATCTCGTGCGCCATCTCGGCCACTGCGGGCAATGCCATACGCCGCGCAGCCGCTTCGGCGCGCTGATCGCCGACCGCGAACTCGCCGGCAGCCCGAGCGGTGTGAAGGAGGACTCGGTACCGAACATCACCCCGCACGAGGCGGACGGCATCGGCACGTGGTCGGCCCCGGATCTCGAGCTGTTTCTCGAAATCGGCATGCTCCCGGACGGTGATTTCGCCGGCGCCGGCATGGGGCAGGTCATCGACGAGAATACTTCTCAACTCACCGGCGAGGACCGCAGCGCGATCACGAACTACCTGCGCGCGCTACCGGCCTTGCCGGACAAGCGGTCGTGATCCCGCTCTCGACCGGGTAACTCATTACGAAGCTGGCGGGCCCGGCCGTACCCGCCGCGCTCCGCCGTCACGTTCGTCAGCGGCGTGCGGCCGGCGAACCGGGTCAGATGCCGAGCTTGGCGAGCGTATCGGTGAGCTGGCCGAGCACGCCGGCCAGCCGCGGGTGCCCGGCCTCGAGACGCAGCGCCGCCTCGCGCAGTTGCGCAGTGGCGCCCTCCGGCATCTCCTCTGGCGCATGCTCGGTCACCAGCCGGATTTCCCGTAACGCCTGCTCGAGCATCCGGCGCGACTCCGGATCTACGGTCGTGGCGCCGGTGAGTTCCTGGTGTAACTCCTCGAGAAGCTGCTGCAACCGGGTCCTGTCCATGGCGGTCCGTCTGTGGAACTGACAAGCCATTATGGCGAGCCTGTGCGGCCGGAATCCACCGGCACCCGGCCGCCGCCAGCTGCACGGAAGCGGGCGGCGGCAACACCCTCGCCACGGTTTGGCATAATCGGCTCGTGCCGGTCGGCCGTGCACCGCGTCACAGTTTCGGCACCGGCCGGTTGTTAGAGTGCAGGTGGCAGAAAAATAAAGAATATATAGAGAACACCCATGGGTCCGTCACCGACCCAACGGCTTATTCCCATCCGGACCGAGTTCCTCCAG
This genomic interval from Gammaproteobacteria bacterium contains the following:
- a CDS encoding helix-turn-helix domain-containing protein — encoded protein: MQGKPDSPEPAVQPGEVTEPAACTTDVGRPHCGGCVVALSCLPGALNEEQTRRFEEAMPRCRRIGVGEHLYRVGDPFRNLFAVRTGCLKTYAVDAGGREHVMAFHFPGELIGSDAIYPERCVSSCVALVPSVLCCLPFSVLTSLSRDIPELQTQLLRAMSRDVLGTSSIAGDFTAEERLAGFLVMVSARLHRARKPAAALDLAMSRQDIANYLRLAPETVSRILARFQKSGLVKTDRKHITLLDQNGLLEISACMNPYTRSSHAATGSTWPPP
- a CDS encoding cytochrome c, with translation MRRTLLISSAALLLAAATAHAATPEDAIKYRKAVMSTMAGHINAITLIFTGRVEHEKFLLSHAEALAVGGEQMGVLFPAGSDVGRTEALPAIWQEPEKFAKAVEQSRLATAGLRDAIRTGDKAAIGKAMKPVADSCKGCHDRYRKEEQSM
- a CDS encoding cytochrome c, with the protein product MSRAAVFRQLCSLATAGGLMLVALSASAQSAVERGRYLTAASGCAGCHTEDREDAVPFAGGRAIKSAFGTFYSPNITPDRETGIGNWSDAQFIAALHDGIRPDGASYFPAFPFPSYTGMTTDDALDIKAYLFSLPAVRQANRAHELPWYLRSRLAARAWKLLYFRAGRFAPDPSRDDSWNRGAYLVRHLGHCGQCHTPRSRFGALIADRELAGSPSGVKEDSVPNITPHEADGIGTWSAPDLELFLEIGMLPDGDFAGAGMGQVIDENTSQLTGEDRSAITNYLRALPALPDKRS
- a CDS encoding DUF4404 family protein; the encoded protein is MDRTRLQQLLEELHQELTGATTVDPESRRMLEQALREIRLVTEHAPEEMPEGATAQLREAALRLEAGHPRLAGVLGQLTDTLAKLGI